Genomic window (Streptococcus suis S735):
TACAACTGTCATACCCGATAGCGCAGCATTTTCATCTACTACTTGGCCGAGATAGGTTAAGTTTACCTTAGCTTCCTTAAGTTCGGCTAAAAGTTGTTGCGCACCCTCACTAGCAAAAAAAGTTGTCAAAGACTTAGCAATAACCTGACCAAGACCTTCTAGCGAAGCAATTGCTTCTTGATCAGCAAATGCTAGAGTTTCTAAATCACCAAATTTTTCTACTAAAATCTTACTTGCCTTACTACCTACATGGCGAATACCTAGTCCAAATAGGAGGCATTCTGCTGAGTTACTCTTAGAAGTTTGAATGGCTTGATAGAGCTTGTTAGCTGATTTTTCTTTGAAACCTTCCAAGGTCAATAGGTCATCAACAGTTAATTTATAAATATCAGCAACATCGTGTACCAAGCCTGCTCCAAAGAGTTTTTCAACGATTGAAGACCCTAGCCCTGCGATATTCATAGCATCCCGACTTGCAAAATGTTCCAACTTACTCATCAGCTGGCTAGGACAAATAGGGTTGATACAGCGGAGGGCAACTTCGTCCTCATAGTGTTGTAGGTCGCTCTGACAAGACGGACAATGACTAGGAATGGGCATGATTTCTTGCTCTTTTCGATACTTGTCCACCACTTTCAGAACTGCTGGAATAATATCTCCCGCCTTATAAACAATGACCGTATCGCCAATACGAATATCTTTTTCGGCGATATAATCTACGTTATGCAAAGTTGCTCGACTGACAGTCGTTCCTGCCAGTTGAACAGGACTAAGATTGGCCGTTGGTGTCACAACACCTGTTCGGCCAACAGTCCAATCAACCGACAAGATTTCTGCTTCTTTTTCCTCAGCTGGAAACTTGTAAGCTACTGCCCATCGTGGCGCTTTAACTGTAAATCCTAGTTCTTCTTGTATAGCTAAATCATTTACCTTGATGACAACACCATCTATCTCATAGGGTAAATCATCTCTACGCTCTGCTATTTTTTCAATAAAATCCCACGTGTCATCAATCGACTCCGCCAAGCAATATTCGTGGTTGGTCACAAATCCCAGAGCATCCAGTTTCTCCAGTACTTGTGACTGACTAGTCGCTTCAGATGGACTAGCCTCTTGGTAGAGGAAAGTAGCGAGACCACGCTGGGCCACCACTCCCGTATCAAGCTGGCGGAGGGTCCCTGCTGCTGCATTACGCGGATTAACAAATTCAGCTTCACCAGCCTCCTGACGCTGTTTGTTAACACGGTCAAAGGAAGCTTTTGGCATATAACACTCACCTCGGACAGTGATGTCCACAGCTTCGGGTAAGGTCAAAGGAACATCAGCCACTCGTTTGAGATTTTCTGTGATATTTTCACCGACACTACCGTCACCACGTGTAGCACCCACGACTAAATTACCCGCTTCATAGGTCAGGGAAATAGACAGACCATCAATCTTCAATTCACAGATATACGTTGCTTGAGGAAATTCCTTGCGAACTCGCTGGTCAAAAGCTTCTAACTCTTCACGAGAAAAGGCATCCTGCAAACTAAAAAGAGGATAAACATGACTATATTTTTCAAATCCGTCTAGCATCTTTCCCCCGACCCGATGGGTAGGACTATCTGGTAAAATCAGTTCTGGATGAGCCGTTTCTAGCTCTACTAATTCACGATAAAGCGTATCATATTCTGCATCTGATACGCTAGGTTGGTCCAATTGATAATACTCTTTAGCGTATTGATTGAGCACGCTAACTAATTCTGATATTCTTGTTTTCATAAGAATATTATATCATGATTTGAGGGTGCGAACTATATTTGCGCTTCAATAAAAACAGATTCCTTTAGATAATTTTTAGTAAAAAATGTATAATGTTTATATAAAATTTTTGGAGGTGCCCTATGGCTGTAACTTATAAACGACAAGATGATTTAGAAAAGATGCTGGAAGAATTTGCTTCATTTGAAAAATTGGAAGAAATTGAGTATCCAGATCCAAAATCAAAAGAACATTCCGAGAAAAACAACTTGAATCAGGATAAAAAATAATATGCTTGGTCTTGATCAATTACCTACCTCCGTCCTACAGGCGGGGGCTATTTTCCTATCTATCATGATTGAAGCATTGCCCTTTGTCTTGATTGGAGCTATTATTTCAGGTTTTATCGATGTGTTTATAACACCAGATAAGGTTCGTAAACTCTTACCTAAAAACAAGTTTCTTGCCATTCTATTTGGAACCTTTATCGGCTTCATTTTTCCGTCTTGCGAATGTGGTATTGTCCCTATTGTCAATCGGCTATTAGAGAAAAAAGTGCCGAGTTATACTGCTGTTCCCTTTTTAGTAACGGCGCCTGTGATTAATCCTATCGTCCTTTTTGCAACCTTTACCGCTTTTGGAAATTCCCTACTTTTCGCACTCTATAGAGCCCTAGGAGCCATCATTGTATCCCTAGTATTGGGAATCATTCTTGGTTTTTTCGTAAAAGGACCAATTCTTAAAGGAAGCAAGTTTGACCATCACCAGCATGATTATTCAGATAAAACCAGCTGGCAAAAAGTTGGCTTCGCACTTATTCATGCCATTGATGAATTTTTTGATACGGGACGTTACCTAGTCTTTGGTTGTCTATTTGCCAGTCTCGTACAAGTCTATATTCCAACCGCTGTCCTGACTACCATCGGTCACAGTCCATTAACAGCTATTTTACTGATGATGTTGCTGGCCTTTCTTCTTTCCCTATGTTCCGAAGCCGATGCCTTTATTGGTGCATCACTACTATCCAGCTTCGGATTCGCCCCAGTAATGGCTTTCTTAGTTATCGGACCCATGGTGGATGTTAAAAACTTGCTCATGATGAAACATTATTTCAAAGGGAAATTTATAGTCGGTTTTATCATTACTATCACTCTCGTTATTTTGGGATATAGTCTGATACTTGGAGGTGTAGTATGATTCGTTTTTTAATTCTTGCAGGTTACTTTGAAATGACCATGTATCTTTATATCTCTGGAAAATTAGACCAATACATTAATCTGCACTATAGCTATCTAGCCTATCTATCCATGGTTTTATCTTTCATACTTGCCATCGTACAATTGTATGTCTGGGTAAAAGAAATTCGAGTACATAGCCATTTAAAAAGCAAAATTGCCAAACTATCAAGCATTGGACTATTGCTCATTCCTCTTGCTATAGCCTGGCTCTTTCCTACGGTAAGCCTGGATTCAACAACTGTTGCTGCCAAGGGCTATCATTTCCCACTAGCAACAGAAAACGATACTAATACACAAAACCAAGAAGGGGCGACTGTTCAGTATCTCAAGCCTGATACTTCTATTTATTTTACAAAATCTGCCTATCAAAACCAGATGCGTGAAATTGCTGATAGATACTTGGCTGAAGAAACCATTGTCGTTACTAATGAAAACTATATGGAAGTGATGGAAGCAATCTACGACTATCCTACGGAATTTTCAGGAAAAACGATTGAAATGATTGGATTTGTCTACAATGACCCTGACAATAGCCAGCAATTTTTCCTTTTCCGCTTTGGTATTATTCACTGCATTGCTGATTCTGGGGTATATGGCTTACTCTCTACGGGGGCTACCACAGAATTTCCTAACAATACTTGGGTAAAAGCCAGAGGAACAATCAAGGTTTCCTACCACACATCGTTGAAACAAAATCTCCCAACACTTGAATTACAATCGATGGTTCAGATTGAGCAGCCAGATTCTCCGTATGTCTACCGTGTTTTCTAATAATTCCAACTAAAAAAGTGAATTTTCTGACAATTTGTGGTATACTATTAATGATATTCAACAGATAGGAATGAAATTATGTCATCACATGTATTGTTTACAATTTTTGGTGCTAGTGGCGACCTTGCCAAACGCAAACTCTATCCATCCCTCTTCCGTCTTTATAAGGCAGGCCATATCCGAGAAAATTTTGCAGTAATTGGTACAGCTCGCAGACCCTGGACCAAGGAATTTTTTGAGCAAACCGTCATTGAATCACTAGGTGATCTGCCTGACACACCACGTCAAGCTCATGAATTTGCAAATCATTTCTACTACCAAAGCCACGATGTCAATGACACGGAACATTATGTAGCTCTTCGTAAATTGCAGGACGACTTGTGTGAAAAATACAATACCCAGCACAACAAGGTCTTCTTCCTCTCTATGGCACCTGAATTTTTCGGAACCATTGCCAAACACCTCAAATCTGAGCAAATCGTTGATGGACAAGGTTTTGAACGCTTGATAATTGAAAAACCTTTCGGAACTAGCCTTGCTACAGCTACCAAACTCAATGATGAATTGGCAGCAGCCTTCAATGAAGACCAAATCTACCGTATCGACCATTACCTAGGCAAGGAAATGGTGCAAAATATCTTTGCGGTTCGCTTTGCCAATATCATTTTTGAGCATATTTGGAACCGCGATTACATCGATAACGTCCAAATTACATTTGCTGAAGCGATTGGTGTTGAGGATCGTGGAGGCTACTACGATCATTCTGGCGCCTTAAAAGACATGGTGCAAAACCATGCCCTTCAAGTTCTTTCCCTTCTAGCAATGGATAAGCCAGCCAGCTTCAAGGAGGAAGATGTCCGCGCTGAAAAGATTAAGGTCTTCCAACACCTTCGTCAGCCTTCTGATGAGGACCTCAAACGCAACTTCATCCGTGGTCAATATGCAGCAGGTTCCATTGACGGAAAAGACTACGTTAGCTACTTGGATGAACCAAATATTGCCGAAGGTTCTCAGACAGAAACCTTTGCAGGAGGTGTCTTCTTCGTTGATACTGACCGTTTCCGTGATGTACCTTTCTTCTTCCGTACAGGTAAACGTCTGACAGAAAAGGGCACGCGCGTGACCATCACCTTCAAGCATGCGGAAGATATTTTTGGTCAACCTTCCGAAGCCAATGTATTGACCATCTTCATCCAACCAACTGAAGGCTTCATGCTCTCTATCAACGGTAAGGAAGTTGGTTCCCATTTTGCTCTTACTCCTGCCAAACTCAACTTCCGCCACAATGCAACTGCTCTTGGAAATTCACCCGAAGCCTACGAAAAACTCTTTTTCGATGTCCTAAATGGTGATTCTACTAACTTTAGCCATTGGGAAGAAGTGAAAGCAAGCTGGAGCTTGATTGACCGCATTGTTGATTTGTGGGCAAGCAACCAAGTCCCACTCCACACCTATCCAGCTGGAACTATGGGACCTGAGGCAGCCTTTGATTTGCTAGAAAGCTACAGTTGCAAGTGGGTTTGGACACCTGATGTCTGGTATCGTGAACGTGGTTTATTGAAATAGTCATTTAGTTTAGCTTTGATTACTTCGTTAACTCGCTTTGCCGTACTCCACGAAAGTGACTTGCTTCGCATGTCTTATTTCCAACCTAGAACAGCCTCTAGGCTGTTCTAGCAACCTGCACCTCGTTGCCTTGTACTAAAAGCAAACTAAACGACTACATATAAAAACTGGAGCAATCCAGTTTTTTTGGGAGATATTTATGACTGAAATGAACATCATTCTCACCCAACTTGAAGTAGCCAGCCATGCTGGCACCCTCAAGCGTTATGAAAAAATTGGCGAAACTAAGCCCTACTACGGAGTTCCAATGGGAGCTATTTCTGGTATCGCCAAGGCCTATAAAAATCGACTGGACTTATTTGCCCCACTCTGGCAAACAGGTGTCCTAGAAGCACAATATTTAGCTATTCAAGTTGCCAAGGCTAAACCTAACCAACTTCCCCAAGCTGACCTAGAGAATTGCCTCAATGAACAAATTTCGGTCAATGTCCTCGATAAATTGGCTTCCATTATCCTCAGCAAACGCAAGGATAGCAAAGACTGGGAAGAATACTTACTCATCCAAGACCAGGCTATTTTTCAACGATTAGGTTGGTTCCTTCGTGCCAAATACTTTGCTGGAAGAACTGCCTCAAATCAAGAAATCGAAGAATCTCTAGACCATATTCGCCAGCATTTGCAAACCGCTGACCCGCTTGTCCAATGGACCATGAACCAATGCTTAGTGGAGATTGCAGTTACCTATCCTGACTACCTGGAACAAGGTCTTGCAATTGGTCAGGAATTGGCCGTCTATGCGAACATGAAAGTTCCAAAAGGCTGCACTTCTGCCTATGCACCAGACTGGATAGAAGCGTTGTTGAGGAGGAAATAAGATGCAACATAAAGGAACTCAGATTTTAGAAACAGAACGTCTAATTTTACGCCCTTTTCAAGCAAGCGATGTTGAATCAGTTTTCCAAAACTGGACTTCAGATGAAAAGGTTACCACCTATCTGACCTGGCCAACGCATCAGACACTCCAAGATACTGAAGACTATGTCCAGTTCTGTCTTCAATCCTATTCACAGGAAAAAACATACAGGTGGGTAATTGAGCTCAAAGAAAATCAGCAACCCATTGGAGATATTTCCGTTGTCAGCCTTGATGAAAGAGTTCAAGCTGCCGAATTAGGTTGGGTGTTGGGCAGTAAATGGTGGGGGCAAAGTTATATGGCCGAAGCTCTTGAAGCTGTTAATCACTATTTATTGGAGGAAGTGGGCTGTTTACGGATTACAGCTGTTCACGATAGTGAAAATCGTCCTTCTGGTCGTGTCATGGAAAAAGTCGGTATGACCTATGAAGGAACTCTCCGCCAAGCCGCTCGAAACAATCGGGGTATTGTGGATATTGCCATTTACTCACTGCTGCATACAGATAGAAAAAGTCGCTAGTTCATTGAACTAACGACTTTTTTCTATACCAATCCTTCCAATAGCCCACGCATGAATTCTTCGGATTTGAATTCACCGATGTCATCGATTTTCTCACCGAAACCAATTAGCTTAACTGGTATATCCAGTTCCTGACGGATGGCAAGAACGACACCACCCTTGGCTGTACCGTCTAGCTTGGTCAAGACTAGCCCAGTCAATGGAGTAATTTTTGCAAATTCCTTGGCTTGACTGAGGGCGTTTTGACCTGTGGAGGCATCCAGTGCTAAGAGGGTTTCATGCGGTGCATCAGGTAGGGTCCGTTTGATGATGCGACCGATTTTTTCCAGCTCTGCCATGAGGTTTTCTTTATTTTGCAAGCGACCTGCTGTATCAATCATGAGAATATCCACGCCTTCTGCCACGGCACGTTTTACCCCATCAAAAACCACACTAGCTGGGTCTGACTTTTCAGGTCCTGTGACTACTGGCACATCGACACGGCGACCCCACTCGACCAGCTGGGCTACCGCACCCGCACGGAAGGTGTCCGCTGCGACCAACATGACCTTCTTGCCAGCTTGCTTGTACTTGTAGGCTAACTTACCGATAGACGTCGTCTTCCCAACACCGTTGACACCGACAAAGAGCATGACTGTCAAATCATCTTGGAAATTGATTTGCTCACTGAATTGACCGTCTTTTTCGTAAATATCCACCAATTTTTCGATGATAACACGACGGAGTTCATCTATCTTCTTGGCATTTTGTAGCTTGGCTTCATAGCGGAGCTCCTCTGTCAGCGTAGAAGCAACTTGCACACCTACGTCTGACAAAATCAGCATTTCTTCCAACTCTTCGAAAAATTCTTCATCAACCGAACGGAAATTGGCAAAGAATTCATTGAGCCTTGCCCCAAATCCTGTACGCGTCTTTTTCAAGGTACGCTGGTACTTGTCCTGTTCACTTTCTTGCCCTACTGGAGCAACTTCCTCAACAGGCTCTTCCTTGACCTTGGTTTGAATAGCAGGGTCAAAGCCTTGTTCCTGCGCTTCCTTCACTCGAGCCGCAGCGGCTTCTTTGGCTGCATAATATTGAGCCATCATGTCTAAGGTCCGTTGTTTCTGAGCTTCTTGTTCGGCTGTCAATTCAGTCTCTGCTACTTCAGACTGGAACTTTTCCATTTCTTGAGTAGCTGACTCAACTTCAGTAGTTACTGTATCTTCGCTAGAAGCCGACTGCTCCCTTTCCACTTCTTCAACAAGAGCGACTTGCTCCTCTTGTTTTTTTTGTCCAAATAATCGATCAAATAATCCCATACTAGTCCTCATTCAATACATAGTGCTCGATGACCCAAGCAATGCCATCTTCATCATTGTTTTTTGGCAGGACAAGGTTGGCCGCAGACTTGATTTCATCAGTCGCATTAGCCATGGCAACACCCAGACCAGCCCATTCAATCATCGAAAGATCATTTCCTTCATCGCCACAGGCCATAACTTCTGACTGATCAATCCCCAGATGTCCAATCAACTTAGCCAAACCATTTGCTTTATGAACACCTTTTGGACTCCATTCGAGCAGAATATCACGCGATTTGAAAATCTCGAAACGCTCGTGAAGTTCCGCAGGAATTTTTGGAATTTGTCCATCCAAAAAGTCTGCTGCCACAGCTGAAACTGCCTTATTGTAGACAAAATCTTCTGGCATTTCCTCATCGCTTGCCACAATTTTATTAAGCAATGGATTACAAGTTAGATAAAGTGATTCATGGGCTGATGGTAGAGAATAGACATCGCCACCATAGAGAACATCCAGAGGAAGGTCCAAGTCATTTGTCACACGACTGATGGTGCGCACATCTTCAATGGTGAAGCCAACCTTATCCAAAACTCGACCTGTATTTTCCTGGACTAGACCACCGTTAAATGTAATCGAATATTGATTCTCCCCTAACAGATCTAGTTCTTCTAGAAAAGTACCGATAGCTTGTAAAGGACGCCCTGTTGTCAGAACTACATAAACTCCACGCTCACGCGCTGCCTGCAAGGCCTTTTTATTAGCTTCTGAAATCCGTTTGTCCGATGTCAGAAGTGTTCCATCTAAATCCAATGCAATCAACTTAATTGCCATTTACTTCCTCCTCTAAATAGGCTAATACTGCTCCATCATTGCAATGACCAATCATCCAATCTGCCTGGGCCTTCACTTCCTCTCTTGCATTTTCTGTCGCAAGAGCCAGACCAGCAAAGTCAAACATATCCAAATCATTTTGATTATCACCAAATGCCACTACATCCTGACGGGTAATTCCAAAATGAGCACAGAGATGACTCAATCCAACTGATTTATTTGAACCATTTGGAATTATATCAATATTGTCAAAACCAGTTGTCATGGCCGTTACACCTTCAAATGTATCATTTAACCATCGTCTAGCATCGTCCATTTCCTCAGGAGAAAATTTGGCATTGATTTTTATAATCTCTTCTCGAACTTCTTCAAATGTGTCTACCAATCGAAAATGTGCGTAATAATTCGTCATCGCTTCTAAAAACTGAGGCTCAGCATTTTTTAATAAATAAAAGTTTTCGAGGCCAGACAGCACCATGGAACGACTGCTACCAAAGGGACCTGCATCAATACCTGCGATAATCGGCAGATAAATTTCAGGACTAATTGGATCATCCATAAAGATAGTCTGCCCCTGATATTCAACGATTGAACCATTTTCAGCTACAAACCCGATTTCATCTACAAAATCTTCAAAAACAAGTTTCAGGCTTTGCATAGATCGCCCACTTGCTGCCACAAATAAATAACCTTTTTCTTTGAACTGATTCAGTATACGACGAAACCGTTCCTTATCAAAACTATGGTCTTCTCGTAAAAAGGTACCATCCATATCACTGGCGTAAATTTTGTTAATCATAATTTCTCCACATCTTTCAGCTTAACGGAAACAATCTTGGACACGCCAGATTCCTGCATGGTCACCCCATACATGGCATCCGCTGCCGCCATGGTCCCTTTACGGTGGGTCACGACGATAAACTGACTCTCCTTATCAAAACGGTTGAGGTAGTCGCCAAAACGTTTGACATTCGCCTCATCCAAGGCTGCCTCCACCTCATCGAGAATTACAAAAGGAATGGTCTTAACACGGATAATGGAAAATAGCAGAGCGAGGGCCGAAAGGGCTTTTTCGCCACCTGACATAAGATTGAGAGATTGAATTTTCTTACCCGGAGGTTGAACAGAAATCTCCACACCCGCAGTCAATAGGTCACCTTCTGTCAAAATCAAATCCGCTGAACCACCGCCAAACATTTGTTTGAATGTCTGCTTAAAGCTTTCACGAATAGCTTCAAAAGTAACCTTGAAGCGCTCTTTGACTTCATCATCCATCTCGTGGATAGTATCTAGTAGTAAATCACGCGCCGACAAAATATCTGTCCGTTGCTCATTGAGGAAGGTCAGACGGTTATTGACCTCGTCATACTGCTCAATAGCATCCAAATTGACTGGACCCAAAGCACGAATAGCTCTTTCTAGGTCTTTGAGGCTTTGTTCAGCAACTGCAAGATTCTCAACTTCCTTGGCCTGAGACTGAGCAGCTTCAAAACTCAATTTGAAATGCTCGGTCAAATTACCAAGTAAAGTCCGTAATTTATCGCCCGCTTGCTCACAATCCGCCTCTAACTTAGCCTGCTTACGGATCAAATCATCATTCTTAGTCCGAGCTTGTTGCAATCTTTCTTCCAAGTCTTCAAACTGCCCATCAATATCTTCCAACTCAAACTTTAAGCGAATTAGAATCTGATTGGTCTGGTTTTGCTTATCAGATGCGGCCTGCAATTGTTCTTCAAGAATCTCAATACTAGTATCTTCAAGAGCTTCTAACTTCTGGTCAATCATATCCTCTAAAAGAGAAATTTCCTTATCTGCAACCACTTTTTCTTCTTGCAAACGTCTCAGATCTGTCTGTTCAAAACGAAGTTGGCTAGTCAGTTCAGCTTGTTCCAAAGTTAGTTGACCCTTCTGAGTCTGTAGTTTCTGCAAGCTTTCTTGAATACTGTCGCGATTATCACGGACTTGATTGATTTGTTGATCCAAGGCTAGTTTTTTCTCATTCAAGGCTTGGACATTTACTTCTTCCTTAGCAGCAGCCTCTTCTAGCTCAGTCAAAATGGTCGGACTAACCTGACTCATTTGCAGGTCATACTGGGCTGATAGCTGAGCCAGTCTATTTTCTGCCTGTTCCTGATGAATCCTTGCGCTCTGCTGGTTCAATCTAGCTTCTTCCCCCTCCGCCTTAATCGTTTCCAAGGCTTCTCTGGTTTGGTCTAAGCTAGTTTTCTTAGCTGCAACCAAGCTTTCTTGCTCCTGCAACTGGCTAGACAGCTCTGCTATTTCTCCTAAAAGAGCATCCAGTTCTGGTTTGATAAAGGTCGTGCTGTTATTTCGATTGCTACCACCAGCAAAGGCTCCACCAGGACGGATTTCCGCTCCATCCATGGTCACCATACGCACTTGAAACTTGGTCGCACGCGCCGCCTGGTTGGCATGGTCAATGCTATCAAAAATCGCAATAGTGCCTAGCAAATTTTGGAAAATCGCATCTAAATTTGGCTGATAAGTCACCAAATCACTTGCAAGCCCCAAGAATCCTTCTGAAGATTCTAGTAAAGAGACTTGCTGTCCAGAAAGCTGACGTGGCTTGATAGTTGTTAGAGGTAAGAAGGTTGCCCGTCCTTGCCGTTTTTCTTTCAAAAATGCGATAGCTCGTTTAGCAGTCGCTTCATCTTCAACGATGACGTTTTGACTAGCACCGCCAAGAGCAATTTCCAAAGCCGTTTGGTAACGAGTATCAAAGGTCAATTGTTCACTGACTGCTCCAATAATTCCTCCTAAGCTTGGTGCCGCCTGTAAGACAGCCTTAACCCCCGCGTAAAAATTGGAGTGATTTTTTAAAATAGCTTCTAAACTAGACTGACGAGCCTGCTTGCCTTTCAACTGATCCAGCAAATCAAACAAGCGACCTTGCTCAGCCTGATAAGCAGTCTGGACTTGATCCAATTCTGTTTTTTTGGTCTGATAGCTCTCAAGCAACTGGCGTAACACGTGATCAGCTTCTTCTAAACTTTTCCGACTCTTATCAAGTACTTCTTGAGCTGTTTGTTTTTCCGTCTGCAAGCGTGCCAAGTCTTCAGATTTACTCTCTGAAAGACTGATTTGATTGGCAATATCCTGCTGAATCTTGGTCAGACTGTTTGAAGCTTCTGCCTCTTCCTGCATCAGAGCAACATACTGTTCACGCAGATGATCTAAAACCTGATCAGGATCTTCTGAAAAGTAGGAAATTTCTTTGTCTACCGCAGCAATATCGTCTTTCAAGCTAGACAAGGAACTATCTAATTGCGCAAGCGTTTCTTGCTTTTGCTCAATCTGTTCTGCCAACTGCTCTCGTCTAGTCAACAAGTTTTCCAAGCGCGCCTGCGCTTCTTGACGACTTGATTCGTTTTGACTAGATTCCAGTTTATGGACCTCAATTTTTCGCTCCAAATCACTGATTAACTTGGTCAAATCCAACAGAACTGCCTGTTCACGCTCCAATTGTTCTGAAAGGCGGTGGCGCTTCTCTTTCAAGTTCAGATTTTCTTGCTCCAGCTCAGAACGCTGTTTGTAGTAGCTAGTCAATTCAGTTTTGACAGACTCTAGTTCGGCCTCTTTTTCCGATAACTTTTCCTTACCAAGCGACAACTGAGCCACCAAAACATTTAAGTATAATTCCTTACGTTGACCATCTAATTCTAGAAATTTCTTAGCAGTTTGTGCCTGTTTCTCTAATGGTTTGACCTGATTATCTAATTCGTAGATAATATCGTCCAAGCGGTCCAAGTTGTCCTGGGCCTGTGCCAACTTACTTTCTGTTTCTTTTTTACGCGTCTTGTATTTTAAGACCCCTGCCGCCTCTTCAAAAATAGCACGGCGTTCCTCAGGCTTGGAATTGAAAATTGCTTCAACCCGCCCTTGTGAAATGATAGAGAAAGAATCACGTCCCAAGCCCGTATCCATGAAAAGATCATGAATATCCCGTAGACGAACCTTTTGCCCATCAATCAAGTACTCACTATCACCAGATCGATAAATGTGGCGTTCTACCTTGATTTCTTTCTGTTTATTGGCGATAAAACCTGTGCTATTATCCAAGGTCACGACAACCGAGGCATAGTTAAGAGCCTTGCGACTTTCTGTTCCCGAAAAGATGACGTCTGGCATCTTGCCTCCACGTAGGCTTTTAGCAGACGACTCTCCCAAGGCCCAACGTAGACTTTCTGTAATATTGGACTTGCCAGAACCATTCGGTCCTACAACAGCAGTCACTCCACGATCAAAGACTACCTTAGTCTTATCCGCAAAGGACTTAAAGCCCTGCATTTCAATTGATTTTAGATACATACCTATCCTCTAGCCTCCACAGCATTTTTGGCGGCGGCTTGTTCAGCTAATTTCTTAGAGCGACCACGACCACGACCAATCACACGCTGATCAGCAGATACCTCCACTTCAAAGGTCTTATCATGGGCAGGTCCAGACTCAGCTATTACTTGATACGAAATAGCAATCTCACCATTGACCTGCAAAATTTCCTGCAAAGCAGTCTTATAGTCGGTCACGCGCTCAAAATTCCCTTTTTCTAAACGAGGAATCATGACCTTATGGATAAATTCCTCCACGGTCTTTTCCCCTTTGTCCAATAGCAGAGCTCCTAAGAACGCCTCGAAAGCATCTCCTAAAATAGTATCGCGATTTCGCCCTCCAGACTTCTCTTCCCCCTTACCAAGACGAAGAAACCGATCAAAACCACAAGCACGTGAAAAACCAGCCAAAGACTCCTCACGTACAAAGGTCGAACGCAACTTGGACATCTCACCTTCGGGTCTATCAGGATATTTTTGATAAAGATATTTGGAAAT
Coding sequences:
- the ligA gene encoding NAD-dependent DNA ligase LigA — translated: MKTRISELVSVLNQYAKEYYQLDQPSVSDAEYDTLYRELVELETAHPELILPDSPTHRVGGKMLDGFEKYSHVYPLFSLQDAFSREELEAFDQRVRKEFPQATYICELKIDGLSISLTYEAGNLVVGATRGDGSVGENITENLKRVADVPLTLPEAVDITVRGECYMPKASFDRVNKQRQEAGEAEFVNPRNAAAGTLRQLDTGVVAQRGLATFLYQEASPSEATSQSQVLEKLDALGFVTNHEYCLAESIDDTWDFIEKIAERRDDLPYEIDGVVIKVNDLAIQEELGFTVKAPRWAVAYKFPAEEKEAEILSVDWTVGRTGVVTPTANLSPVQLAGTTVSRATLHNVDYIAEKDIRIGDTVIVYKAGDIIPAVLKVVDKYRKEQEIMPIPSHCPSCQSDLQHYEDEVALRCINPICPSQLMSKLEHFASRDAMNIAGLGSSIVEKLFGAGLVHDVADIYKLTVDDLLTLEGFKEKSANKLYQAIQTSKSNSAECLLFGLGIRHVGSKASKILVEKFGDLETLAFADQEAIASLEGLGQVIAKSLTTFFASEGAQQLLAELKEAKVNLTYLGQVVDENAALSGMTVVLTGKLERMKRNEAKAKLEALGANVAGSVSKKTNLVVAGTDAGSKLTKAQELGIEIKDEAWLESL
- a CDS encoding SPJ_0845 family protein, which codes for MAVTYKRQDDLEKMLEEFASFEKLEEIEYPDPKSKEHSEKNNLNQDKK
- a CDS encoding permease, which translates into the protein MLGLDQLPTSVLQAGAIFLSIMIEALPFVLIGAIISGFIDVFITPDKVRKLLPKNKFLAILFGTFIGFIFPSCECGIVPIVNRLLEKKVPSYTAVPFLVTAPVINPIVLFATFTAFGNSLLFALYRALGAIIVSLVLGIILGFFVKGPILKGSKFDHHQHDYSDKTSWQKVGFALIHAIDEFFDTGRYLVFGCLFASLVQVYIPTAVLTTIGHSPLTAILLMMLLAFLLSLCSEADAFIGASLLSSFGFAPVMAFLVIGPMVDVKNLLMMKHYFKGKFIVGFIITITLVILGYSLILGGVV
- a CDS encoding TIGR03943 family putative permease subunit — protein: MIRFLILAGYFEMTMYLYISGKLDQYINLHYSYLAYLSMVLSFILAIVQLYVWVKEIRVHSHLKSKIAKLSSIGLLLIPLAIAWLFPTVSLDSTTVAAKGYHFPLATENDTNTQNQEGATVQYLKPDTSIYFTKSAYQNQMREIADRYLAEETIVVTNENYMEVMEAIYDYPTEFSGKTIEMIGFVYNDPDNSQQFFLFRFGIIHCIADSGVYGLLSTGATTEFPNNTWVKARGTIKVSYHTSLKQNLPTLELQSMVQIEQPDSPYVYRVF
- the zwf gene encoding glucose-6-phosphate dehydrogenase — its product is MSSHVLFTIFGASGDLAKRKLYPSLFRLYKAGHIRENFAVIGTARRPWTKEFFEQTVIESLGDLPDTPRQAHEFANHFYYQSHDVNDTEHYVALRKLQDDLCEKYNTQHNKVFFLSMAPEFFGTIAKHLKSEQIVDGQGFERLIIEKPFGTSLATATKLNDELAAAFNEDQIYRIDHYLGKEMVQNIFAVRFANIIFEHIWNRDYIDNVQITFAEAIGVEDRGGYYDHSGALKDMVQNHALQVLSLLAMDKPASFKEEDVRAEKIKVFQHLRQPSDEDLKRNFIRGQYAAGSIDGKDYVSYLDEPNIAEGSQTETFAGGVFFVDTDRFRDVPFFFRTGKRLTEKGTRVTITFKHAEDIFGQPSEANVLTIFIQPTEGFMLSINGKEVGSHFALTPAKLNFRHNATALGNSPEAYEKLFFDVLNGDSTNFSHWEEVKASWSLIDRIVDLWASNQVPLHTYPAGTMGPEAAFDLLESYSCKWVWTPDVWYRERGLLK
- a CDS encoding DNA alkylation repair protein, with translation MTEMNIILTQLEVASHAGTLKRYEKIGETKPYYGVPMGAISGIAKAYKNRLDLFAPLWQTGVLEAQYLAIQVAKAKPNQLPQADLENCLNEQISVNVLDKLASIILSKRKDSKDWEEYLLIQDQAIFQRLGWFLRAKYFAGRTASNQEIEESLDHIRQHLQTADPLVQWTMNQCLVEIAVTYPDYLEQGLAIGQELAVYANMKVPKGCTSAYAPDWIEALLRRK